The nucleotide sequence agggggtgagctCGATGTATCACTACAGATGTCAGCGGTCAGGCCCTGGATGGCGTGTCGTCcgagcggcctgcgacagtgagcacaGTTGTGTCATCTGCAGGATGGGTTGAGAGTTCCAGCGTGACGCGAATGTCTCTCACCCGGCTTGCACTGCCTAGCGGTGTGGCGAACCTGAGCCACTCCCCGAAGGATGAACCCCGTGATGACCGGCGAAACGGATAGTTAGAgtgtgaggcagaggcaTTGCTCAGGTCACCAAGTCACCGTATTGCTGGAACGGGCGTCTGGTACTGCTCCGCACCAGGCGACAGGTCGGTGAAAGGACGAAGAGAGGCCGGCACTCTGAAGTTCATCTCATAATGCTCGGCAGAGAATTGAATCGTtcaggggaaaaaaaagcaccgGTAAGGAGGTGCGGCGTTCGTCAAGCATGAAGGCGTACTGGTGTGAATAACGTGAGCCttacagaaaaaaaaaaagatcaCAGACACATAAACGAGGAAAAGCACACTTGTCACCCGACTTCATTTTTGAAGTGCCGTGTGGTCCCTTTTCGCGTATCGCACGTGAGCCTCCTTGCTATCCTGCTCACTGGCACTGAGTAGAAGCATTCATCCTGTagtgctttcttttctctacATCGCCGCGACGCTGATGCGTGTTCGAGTCCCTCTACTGAACTCAGTCCGAGAATCTCGTGCCACACGAAAGGAAACTGCGCAAGTGCCAAGTCTCACCACTGCCCCTCTGCCAAGCCTAGACGACTATGTGCTGAAGCGTGGgtcaacagcaacagcagcaacgaaggAGAAGACACACATAGTCACCTGTGCTTAAATCAGCTGTTTTCTTACTGTACGTTTTAGTGTACGTGAGAAACGCTTCCGAGACACCTGCGGCGCTAATCCGACTTCTTCGGTTTGATGGACATGATAGAGATATTGAGGTAGCGGGCGATCTGGGTGAACGCGGAGAGAATCATATGGCCGTATTGCACGGCAGCGAAAACAGACAGCCCCGTCAGTGACCAACCAAGCACCCTCTCGACCACCTCGTGCGGCATTGAAGCATTACCAGCGTAGTGCAACACCAACGCCGTTGTCAGGGCAATGAAGAGAAGAACTATGTGCCAATTTGTAGTCTTGTAAGGCATGAGGCTAAGCCGCGCCAGCGTCAGCCGCGTTACTGTAATTGAAACCAGCAGGCCGTAGCTCATCTCCAGCGCAAACGGAAAGTGTACCTTCAAATTGGAGAACACCACGGACACATGAACCATAAGCGCCGTCATGGAGAGGATTGGAACTGCTGCAAGCATGGGCGTCACTTTTGAATCGTGCACTGTTGAACGAACCACCACGTGTATCACATTCGTGAGAATTGTGAAAAGGCAGCAGATCAGATATATGAGAAAGAGGACACTTCGGATGGACTCGATGTGAACAACACCGCTGCTTCCAGGGAAGAGCCACGCCAACGCTGGCGGGTACGCCACATCGTACGGTCCCACAGCCGGCGTATCCCAGATGGACTCGCCATACACGCCCGAGACGATGAAGAGCACGCAGTTGAGGATGATGCCCTCCGTTGGGCCATTGACGTAGCCAAGGACGAATACCCCCGTGCTGAACTGCTCCCAGATGATGGTAAACAGGCTGAAAGATGAAAAGGACAACAGCCAGAAGCGCTCCACTGGTGTCATGTAGGTAACAAGACTCACATTCAACAACACAAACGGGGTGAGGAAGGCGTCACAGCCGTGGTCGAATAGTTCGCCGAGCGGGCTACCAGTGCCGGTGCGCCGCGCCTGCTTGCCGTCAATTGCGTCTAGGGTTTGGTAGGTGAAGAGTGCGAAAGAGGCGTAGTATAGAGACCAACTGGGGTACACGCCCTCttcaaagaagaagaaataCAGCAGCATGACCGCTGAAGACATGCCGATGAGAAACCCGGTAAAGGTAATGCAATTTGGCGCGACAGTCATGGGCACAAGATTCACCACAAAGTTCCAGTATCGCTGCAGCACATACCGGCTCATGATTGAGAAGTCTGTGCTAGAGTACTTGTACTTCTTCAAGTTGGGCAAATACGCAGGCGAGATGTACTCGTTTTCGAGTGGGTTGAGGCTCTTACGGCGAGCAGTCATCTTGGGGGGCATTTTCGCTCCTCTGCGGTTCTGCGTGTACCTTTATGACGAAGACCAGTGTGGCGGAAAAAGGGACGGGAAAGGGCGGTATCGGTGACGGAGACGGTGACtgcggttgtgtgtgtgtgtgtgtgtggatgtgtccACTGCCGCAATGACACTCGCACAAGAgtgaggggaaaagaagtgaATGAGCCACCGAAACGGAACTGAAAATGAGAGACACCACAGCTGCGCGAACGCAATCCAAGAAAATGAGCGGCAAAGGGTATAGacaaacaagagagagagccagaaagagaaagtcaagcaaaaaaaacgagagaaagcgaaacaCAGGAGCCCTCGTGATGAAACTTGCACCCTGACACAGGCGTTCTGATTAGCTACAGGGTTTCACTAAAAGCTATCGGTACTACTCGAAACCATAGGATGCTCATAGCAATCGCTTCAAAACAAGCTCAGCTTCTTTTATGGTGCCAGCGATGTCCTGTTAACCACACGACTACCTCCCGTAGTCACACATTCCTTTTCGCCACGATAACGTAAGCGCCGCGTACCGGTAGCAACGTTGCGCGTGCTGTGATCCCTCGCGAGCATGAACGTCCGGGCTGCAACAACAAGTACCAGTCATACGGTTTCTTGAACGAGATAGTATCTACAACAAAGCTGCAAGAAACTGAATAGCGCAATAAATGAGGAGacacgagggggggggggaatgtcCGCACTTCGCtgtcaaaaaaaaaaaacggcagAGAACCACAAGATGATCAAACAGCCAAGAGCCAAGACGCAGGTGGccctggtgcagcagcgttaCGGTGAGCATTTTCACTGAGCACGCAAACAGCACAGCATAACCCACGTTTGCGGGCTGTGGtgatggaggggggtgcaCCCGTGCCGGGAGCTCTCCCCTACCGTGAAACAGGCTCCACACATGCGAACCACGATGTTAAATGAACGACAAAAAATTAGGTCAAACACACAATAAAACTCATGACACTCCGCCTGACGTACACAACGGGCATATCGGCAGACCTTCGAATAACAGTTGATGACGTCTGTACTGCCTCACCATGACTACAGCCCTACACGCCATCTTCTTTACTTTTCTTTTGACTTTCTTTTGTCGTTGTTCTCGCCTCGCTCAATGAAGACGAGCACAGGCGTCGGTGTCTTCGTTCAAGCGTGTCCTTCCATCACGAGCCAGTCCACAGGCATACGGCAGCCCCTCACTTACCTCCGTGGCACTGTGGCGCATCCCTGGCCGTCTCGCACGAGCCCTCCCCTTGCCGTCGAATCGTGCCAGGCGCCTAGGGAGCTCTTTTGGCCCTTCCTCGTCCCCTCTTCGCatacgtgctgcgcgagcgccgccAGGCGGACTGAGTAGACGGCGTGCCCAGGTCCAGGGGCGAGCGAGGATGAGGAAAGGAAGCCGCGTCCAGGGTCCTGTTCGTGGGCGGTGGCGTCCACCGTGCGGGTGGTCAGGTGTGGTGCAGGTGCATGCCGGAGGAGctcaaggaggagggggtggtgggccagctgcaggtcaAGTCCCTCGGAGACCCTGCACCCTGTCTGTACGCCATGACTCCCCCCGAGTCGCTTCAACCCGCGGCATCCCACAGCATCGCGTGGAAACGCTCCCCATGGGGGCCTGGAGGACTCGGTGCGTAGCTCGAGTTGTGCTCGTCATGGCTGCGACATCCGCGCCTCATCGGCACACCCGGGAAGATGTGGGAGATGCCGCACGTTTCGCGCAGATGCACTATGGGGCGGATCGGTAGGGATCCTGCTGCACCCCACCCTCGCCTGAACCCGCACAGCTTCCCCTTCGAGTGGGCGCAGTGGGTTTTCATGAACTGGCGACCCGACGCATAGTGGACATGTGCGATTGTCGGCGTGACTGCGACCCTCTGTAGTggagcgccagcgcagcccTGTTTGGCCACACCAACAGTCTGACGGCAAAGCAGGGGTCCGACAGCAGATTGGGTGCTTTCCCAGAGAGTGAGTGCTGGATGCTGGTACCACGGTGATTATAAGAGTGGGGtaatcacacacacacacacactcaccgagagaaaacaaaacgcaCGATAGGAAAACTAAAGAAACAGAG is from Leishmania panamensis strain MHOM/PA/94/PSC-1 chromosome 35 sequence and encodes:
- a CDS encoding choline/ethanolamine phosphotransferase (CEPT), putative (TriTrypDB/GeneDB-style sysID: LpmP.35.6050); the protein is MPPKMTARRKSLNPLENEYISPAYLPNLKKYKYSSTDFSIMSRYVLQRYWNFVVNLVPMTVAPNCITFTGFLIGMSSAVMLLYFFFFEEGVYPSWSLYYASFALFTYQTLDAIDGKQARRTGTGSPLGELFDHGCDAFLTPFVLLNVSLVTYMTPVERFWLLSFSSFSLFTIIWEQFSTGVFVLGYVNGPTEGIILNCVLFIVSGVYGESIWDTPAVGPYDVAYPPALAWLFPGSSGVVHIESIRSVLFLIYLICCLFTILTNVIHVVVRSTVHDSKVTPMLAAVPILSMTALMVHVSVVFSNLKVHFPFALEMSYGLLVSITVTRLTLARLSLMPYKTTNWHIVLLFIALTTALVLHYAGNASMPHEVVERVLGWSLTGLSVFAAVQYGHMILSAFTQIARYLNISIMSIKPKKSD